The Haloferax volcanii DS2 DNA segment TGACGTCGGCGTAGTTCGGTTCGGTCTGCGACTGGTCGGAGTCGACGCCGATGGCGAACTTGCCCTGTTCTTTGGCCGCCTGGAAGACGCCGAGGCCGCTGCCGCCGGCCGCGTGGTAGACGACGTCAGCGCCGTTGTCGTACATCGAGGTGGCGATTTCCTTGCCCTTCGCGGAGTCGGAGAACGACCCGACGTAGGCCACGTCCACGGATATCTCCTCGTCCGCGTGCGCCACGCCGGCCTCGTAGCCGGCCTGGAACTTGCGGATGAGCTCGGTCTCGGTGCCGCCGACGAAGCCGACGCTCTTCGAGTCGGCCGTCGTCGAGCCGGAGCCAGCGGAGAACTCCTGGGTCGTGATGAGGCCGGCGAGGTAGCCGACCTGGAACGAGCCCTGCTCCTCGCGGAACAGGTAGCTCGCCACGTTGTCCTCGTCGACCACGTCGTCGACGATCATGAACTTCTGGTCCGAGAAACTCGGCGCGGTTTCGGAGAGCGCGGACTTCTGCGCGTAGCCGATACACGACACGAGGTCGTAGTCCGGGCTCGACGACTGCGCGAACCGGCGCTGGAACTGCGGGAACTCCTCCGCCGCCGAGGGCTGGACCTCGTCGTAGGCGATGCCGAGTTCCGATTCCGCCTGCTCGATGCCGCGCTTCGCGGCGTCGTTGAACGACTTGTCACCGAGACCGCCGAGCGCGTAGACCATGCCGACGTTGGCCGACGGACCGGACTCCTCGGTCGTCTGCTCGGCCGTCGTGGTCTCATCGCCGCCGGACGACTCG contains these protein-coding regions:
- a CDS encoding BMP family lipoprotein; protein product: MDRRSFVKAAGVAGIAGLAGCTGGPSEGSEDTTAATTTESSGGDETTTAEQTTEESGPSANVGMVYALGGLGDKSFNDAAKRGIEQAESELGIAYDEVQPSAAEEFPQFQRRFAQSSSPDYDLVSCIGYAQKSALSETAPSFSDQKFMIVDDVVDEDNVASYLFREEQGSFQVGYLAGLITTQEFSAGSGSTTADSKSVGFVGGTETELIRKFQAGYEAGVAHADEEISVDVAYVGSFSDSAKGKEIATSMYDNGADVVYHAAGGSGLGVFQAAKEQGKFAIGVDSDQSQTEPNYADVILASMVKRVESAVYTSVENVINDEFNGGSTTTLGLEEDGVAAVYGAELGSEIPQDVKDSLSESREAIIAGDIEIPTTTE